In the Microthrixaceae bacterium genome, GCCTTGCCGGTGGTGTCGAGCAGACGGAGCTGCCCGCCCTGGGTGAAGGTGATGATCGCCTTGGTGGGCTTGTCCACCGCGTCCTTGGCCGCGTTCCGGCGGAGCTGGCCGCCGTCGTGGATGTCGATCACCAGGGCGTCGCCGGTGTCGAGCTTGGCGACCAGGAGCAGGTCCTTGCGCTGAACCGCTCCGACCTTGGCTCCTTCGAGAAGGGTTGTGAACTGCTTCTTGTTGGTGTGACGAGGGATCAGGCCCGAACCGGGCACGTCCACCGTCTTGATCCTCTTGCCGCCGATCTCGCGGTCGAGGTCTCGCCGCAGGGTCTCCATCTCAGGCTGCTCAGCCATCGGTTTCCTCTCGTACGGGGTCTGTTTCCCCGTTGTGGGGGCGGAGCCGGAGCCACGCCTGCTGGGCGGCCTCCTGCTCGGCCGTCTTCTTAGATCGTCCAAAACCGGTTCCGACGGGTTCGCCGTCTAGCAGCACCTCGGCTTCGAAGGTCTTGTCGTGTTCGGGTCCCTGTTCGGTCATCCGGTAGGCGAGGCGCCCTTGGCGGGTCTGGGCCACCAGTTCGTGCAGCCTGCTCTTGTGGTCTTGGGATCCGTCGGCGTCGAGCCTCGGGGCTACCAGCCGTTCCACCAGCGCCTGGGCCGAGTCCATGCCCCCGTCCAGGTAGACAGCACCGATGACCGCTTCCATGGCATCGGCCAGGATCGACTGGCGTTGTCTGCCACCGGTAGCGGCCTCACCCTTGCCGAGGAGCAGCACCGGACCGATGCCGAGTTCGGCGGCCATCTCGGCCAGCGCCGGAGAGCACACCACCGATGCTCGCACTCGCGACAGGTGCCCTTCGGATGCGTCGGGGATTCGGGAGTAGATGTCTGCGGTGACGATCAGCCCCAGCACCGCATCTCCCAGGAACTCGAGCCGCTCGTTGCTGAGGAAGCCCGAGTGTTCAGCACACCAGGACCTGTGGGTGAGGGCCCTGCCCAACAGGGCCGAGTCATCGAAGCGGTAGCCGAGCCGGGCCAAGAAGGTCTCCAGGGCCGGCGCCGGGATCGGGTATTCGAGTTGGGGCGCGGAACGCGAGACCGTCACCGATGAGACTCCGTCGGTTCCGATCTCTCCAGGTGGGTTTGCCCCCCGGGCACGACTACTTGCCGTCCAGCTTCTCGAAGACGTAGTCGACGGCATCTCGAACGGTCTTGAGGTCTTCGAGGTCCTCGTCTTCGATGCGGAACCCGACCGAGCGCTCGCCCAGTTCCTCTTCGAGCTCTTCGACCAGCTCGATCAGGGCCAGCGAATCGGCACCGAGATCGTCGCTGAAGGAATCTCCCTCGCCGATTCCGCCTGGTTCGATCTCCAAGATGTCGGCCAGACGATCTCGGACGAGCTCGAAGACCTCCTGGCGGCTCATGGGTGACTGCTCGACATGGGTCTCGGCGGGCACGTGCTTCTCCTGTTGGTGATGCTGCATCAGGGCCGGGGGCACTGTAGTCGCTGGAAAACTTTGTGCGCTCGTGAACAGTGGTGTTGGGGTCGTGCGGTGCCTTCCGGACCTTCCTCCCACCGCGGTCACCGACAGCCAGACGCCGCTTGCCGGTACCGGATGGGCATGATGGGCGTGTCAGTGACCCGGTGGAGGACCCGACGAGATGCCAGACGACATGCCCGACGAGACCCAAGACTCCGCGCCCGGCTCGGACCCGATCGACCGACCAGCCCTGGTCGAGGGCCCGCTCGAGGGCCCGCTCGAGGCGGCTCCGGCCAAGCCCAGCCGGGAGAAGGCACGTGAATTGGCCCGCGAGCAGGCCGAAGCGGAGCGGACCGAACGGGAAGCCCGCGCCCTCCAGGCCGCCCAGGAACTGGCCCGCGCCGATGCCGAGCGACTGCTGGCCGGCCCCGGTCTGATCTCACCCGACCCGCCGATCCCTCCTGAGGTGCTGGAGGAGAGCTGGTCCGACACAGCGCGGACCGCTCTGCGCGATCTGAAGGCGGACCTGGACTCGCATCGAGTCGGTCTGGCCATCAGCGGTGGCGGATCGCTGGGTAGCTTCGAGGCCGGGGCCCTTCGGTTCCTCTACGACCACACCGCGGTCCAGCCGGTGGCCATCAGCGGCAACTCCGCCGGTGCCCTCAACGCCGCCAAGTTGGCCGAAGGTGACACCGACGGTGAGCGCCCCATAGACGAGGTCGAACGCATCTGGCGTTCGATGCGCATCAATTCGGACATGTGGGAGCCCGAACCCTGGCTGGTGCGACTCCAGGCCTCGGCCTCGTGGGCGGCGGAGCTGCGCGAACAGGTCAGCGACTCCGACAGCGCGGCCAGCGCGGTGCGGGTGGCAGTGCGGGTGGTGGGCAGCCTGGTGCGGCGGCCACCCGAGACCGACGGCGCCATCGAAGCCATCCGGGACTCCCTTCGAGCTCAATCCCTGTTGTCGTTGGCCCCCATTGCGGATCTGGTGCGCCGGGAGCTGCGACCCGAGCGGGTGAAGTCCTCTGGCATCGCCTTGCGGATGGGAACCGTGTCCTTGGAGGCGGGCGAGCTCCGCTATGTGACCGAGACCGGTGACCTGGTCGACCGCCATGACCGACCGGTCGGTCAGCCTCCTGTCGAGCTGGCCGCCGGAATGTTGGCTTCTGCCTCGATCCCCTTGGCTTTCCCGCCGGTGGCCCTCAACGGCGAGCACTACGTAGACGGTGGCGCCCGAGAGATCCTGCCGCTCGAACTCTTGGTGGAACGGATGGGCGTGCAACGGGTGGTAGCGGTGTCAGCCAGCTCGGCGTCGATCAAACGGGCACCGTCCTTCGCTGACCGCAACATGATCGACATCCTTCGTCGTGTCAGTGCCGAGATCGGACCGAACGAGACCCTTCGCAAAGAGCTCGACCCGCCGGGTGGGTGGCGGCCCGAGGTCCGCCTTGTCGTCCCCCATTTCAACGTCCACGACTCGATGACCATCGACCCCGCCCTGATCGCCATCTCTCTGGACCACGGCTATCTCCGAGCCGCCGATGTGTTGTTGCGCCTAGGCCCGGACGCATCAGAGCTAACCGACCAGATCACCAGGATCCGCGTTCAGCTCCGCCATCTGGCCGGACCGGTACCCACCATCTTCGACACCACCTTGGGCCTGGCCCGCCTCCAGTTCACCGAACCGACCGACAACACCACCGGTGAAGGGTCCGACATTGATGTGACCGATACCCGTGAAGCGCTGGCCGTCGACGCCGATACCGCACCCGAAGATCCCGACGAATCGGTGGCTCAACGGGCCGCCGAGTCGGTGGTCAAGGCGGCCAAGGACCTGACCGCCACCGGCAAAGCTCGACTGGCCAGCTTCATCGCCCGCGAAGAACAGGAGTGGAGGGAAGGTCACGACGAGCCGGGGCACGACCTCGCCGCCCAGGACAACCCAGGAGCCGGCACCGCCGAGAACGAAATTCCCGACGTTGGACCCCCCGCCGCAACGACGATCCCGCCAGACATCGCACCGGTGACCCCGATGGAAGCAGTGGAGCGCGCCGCTGAGGTTCCGCTGGCCCAAGCGGCCGCCGACCTTGCTCGCCAGGCCCAGGCCCGCGCCGATCAGGCCGAAAAGACCCGGCTGGAAGCCAACACCATCGAGATCGGAAACCTCACCGCCGAACTTCGAGACCTAGTCGAACGCCGTCTGGCCCTCGGCTACCCCTTACCCCCCACCCTGGTTTCGTGGCTATCCGAACCATGACGCTCGGCGTCACCGCCTTTCGCGGCGACCAATAACATCCAGACACCCATCTGCCCTCGCGCTGGAACGCGGTCTGTGCCATGCCCGCGGCACCGCCACCTAGGAGCGTCCACTTGCCCTGCGTCGCCTCACCCACCACGCCTGACCATCGCCATTACGGCCTGCTGCTGCGTGGGTTGGTGGCCGTGGCTCTCGTCGTCGCCATGGTGGCCTCGGGATGTTCCGGACAGAGCGAAGACAAGGAAGAGACCGAGGAGTCGGCGCAAACCACTTCGACGACAACGCCAGCCCTGACCCTGCCGCGGTATCGGACCGAAGGCATCCGCCTAGCGGTATCCAACACCGAACCCCTAGTGATCTACAACGTCTAGACGCCGACCCCGGGACGACCACGCTCACCTTCACCTACCCCAGCGGCACCGACCGCCCCAAGGTGACCGCCAAGGGCGCTGACCTAACTCAATCCTGGGACGAAACGACCAACAAATTCACCGTGAAGTTCACCCACCGAGGCCCAGTAGAGCTAACCATCGCCTAATCCTGGATCCGCCGGAAGAGACTGCAGGTCCGATGGATCGGCCCTGCGCTGGGTCGTTCAGGCTGGGGGCCGGATGGTGGTGGCTATGGCGCCTACCAGGTCGGTGTCGACCATCTCGGCGGCCACCTTCACCGCGTTCACGATGGCGGTGGCCGACGAGGACCCGTGACTGATGATGCACGGTCCATTCAGGCCCAACAGCAGCGCACCACCGGTGTTGTCGGGGTCGAGCTGACCGTAGAGCGGAAGCAGCGCCGGGAGCAGGACATCACCGGCGGCCCGAGTGGCGTCGTCGGTGCCAAAGGCGGCCAAGATGGCCTTGACCAACGCCTTCATTCCGCCTTCGAGCGTCTTCAACACGACGTTGCCGGTGAACCCGTCGGTGACCACCACATCGACGTCGGGCGACATGATGTCTCGACCTTCGACGTTGCCCACGAAGGTGCCGCCCGACACCGTCGACCAGCCACCCTCGGCCAGCAGCTGATGGGTCTCCTTGACCAAGGGCGTGCCCTTGGACGGTTCCTCACCGATCGACAACAGCCCGACCCGGGGCTGATCGATGCCGTAACGCTGACGGGCATAGACCACACCCATCTGAGCGAACTGAACCAACCATTCCGGCGTGCATTCGGCGTTTGCACCAGCATCGAGCAGGACCGTCGGGATGTCGGCCCCCGGGCAGGGAATGGGCGTGGCTATGGCAGGCCTGCCGACGCCGGGCAGTCGCTTCATGCGCAACAACGCCGAGGCCATGGTGGCACCGGTGTTGCCGGCCGAGACCATGGCGCAGGCCTTACCGTCGCGTACCGCCTCGGCGGCTCGTACTAGCGACGAATCCTTCATGGTGCGCACGCTGCGGCCGGGATCGGCATCCATGGCGATCACCTCGGAGGCGGCGATCACGTCGAGGCCAGCCGTGTCACCGATCTCGTCGGGGCGCCCTACCAGTACAACGTCGATGCCGAGTTCGTCACGGGCCCTGATTGCTCCGGCAACGATCTCGGCAGGGGCGCGGTCGCCACCCATGGCGTCGACCGCTACGGGGAGGCGAGGCTGTCCGCTCAAGTGGGGCTCAGCGAATGTTCAGTGCAGGTCGGGGTCAGTCGACATCGATGGCCTGGCGGCCGTGATACCAGCCACAGCCACCGCAGACCACGTGAGGCACCTTGGCGGCGCCACAGCGCGGGCACAGGCTCCGCGACGGGGCGTCCAGCCGCCACGCCGATGCCCGGCGGCTACGGCTCTTGGCCTTCGAGGTCTTCTTCTTTGGGACAGCCATCGTCGTGGTCCTGGAGGTGAGTTCGGGAGCGCGCGGTGGCACGCCTTGCGAGGCGATGATCGTAGCTGGACCGCTTCGCAGGGGTCCAAGCGAGCACCCCCGAGGGCCTCCGCTCAGGACAAGTCGAGGTCGTCCAGGGCGGCCCACCGGGGATCACGAGGCGGCTCGGTATCGACGACGCCATCGTCGCCGGCCACCGCCGCCGGATACGTGTCGGGAGCAGGACCTGCACAGTCTTCGTCGCACAGCGGAGCCAGCGGCAGTGCCAACAAGGCGGTGTCGTGCAGCAGGGGACCCACATCGATGTGATCGTGGTCAAGCGGCCAGGTTTCACCGTCGACGGCGTTGACCTCCCAGACCTCTCGGACATCGACTGACGAAGTCCCCTCGACCGGGCCGAGACAGCGGCGGCACTCCCCAACCCAAGGCACCGCGACCTTGCCCGTGAGCACCACCCCTTCTGAGATCGACTCGACCTCGCCGGTGAGCGTCACGTCGGATCCATCTAGGACCCGCACGTCGCTGAGGGCGAGGCCGGACACCTCGATCGAGGTCTTTACCGGAAGCCTGGACCCGAGATGGCGGCGGATCTCGGTTACCGAGATCAGTTCCCGCGGCGGATGGGGGGCCGGGTCATCCATCGTCAACCCCGGTCGTCGTCGAAGAAGGAGCTGTCCTCCAGCCCCTCGATCTCCGGCATCGGGATGGAGGTGGCCTGCATCTTCTCGCGGCCCTTTGCCACCCAATCCAACGTCCGCTCCAGAACGATCTCGAAGGCGGCCAGCCGCTGATCGCAGTAGTCCTCGCACTCCAGGCGCAAACGCCGAGCCTCGGCATCGGCCCGTTCGATGATCTGTCGGGCCCGCATCTCTGACGCCTTGACCACCTCGGTGCGCTGCACCATCTGGGCGGCCCGGGCCCTAGCGGCATCGACCATGTCCTCGCCGTCGGCCTTGACCTTGGCCAGGTATTCCTCGCGTTGCTTGCGCAGCCAGCGGGCATCGCGGAGCTCGGTTGGGAGGCGGTTGATGGCCTCCTGGAGAAGCTCCACCACCTCCTCTTTGTTGTTGATCTTGGCTGATGCCGACAGCGGGATCGGGCGGGCCGCGTCGACCAGGTCGAGCACTCGCAACAGCAACGTCTCGGTGTCGGGTTGGTTGCGGCCCCGCCCGACTCGGGCCGTGGTCTCCACCTCGCCCGGCTCGGGCTCCAGTTCTTCGTCGAAATCGTCTTCGGCTTCCACGTCGTACAGGTCGTCGTTCACAGGTGCCTCCTCAGGCGAAGCGCTCGGCGAGCCGGCGGGCGACCGACGGCGGGACCATGGAGCTGACGTCTCCACCGAAGCGGGCGACCTCACGGATCAGCCGGGAAGCCACGAAGGAATGGGTGGTGGCCGACGGCAGGAACACTGTGTGCACCCCCGAGATGGCCAGGTTGGTCTGCGCTTGTTGAAGTTCGGACTCGAAATCGGACACGGCCCGCAGGCCCTTCACGATGAAGTCGGCCTGAATCTCCCGGGCCAGGTCCACCACCAAGCTGCCAAAGCTAGTGATCGACACGTTGGGAAGGTGGGCCACCGCCTCGGCGATCATGGCGTGGCGTTCGTCCAGGTCGAACAGCCCGCTTCCCTTCTGCGGGTTGGTGATGGCGGCCACCACCACCTCGTCGAACAGGCGCGCGGCAACCTCGATCAGCTCGATGTGGCCGGTATGAATCGGGTCGAAGGACCCGGGGTAGAGGACGCGCGTCACTCGTTGACTCCAGGGGGAACGGCGAACAGCACAACCGTACCGCCGTACCGCTTGGATCTGATGACACGGAGATGCGGGGCCAATGAGACCTCCCGGTCGGACTCGACGACGACCACGGCGCGGCCCGAAAGATGGTCGACGATCACGCCCAACAGGTCTTCCCATTCGTCGAACCGGTACGGCGGGTCGAGCAGGACCAGGTCCCACGGACCGCCGACCTCGATGGCGGCCAGGGCGTCACCGGAGCGGACCTCGGCCCGGGTCGCGAAACCGGAGGCCGCCAGGTTGACCGAGATCGCCTGGCGAGCCGAGTAGTCACGGTCCACCAAAACGGCACGGTCGGCTCCCCGAGACAGCGCCTCGATGGCCAACGCCCCGCTACCGGCGAAGAGGTCGAGCACCACTGCTCCGTCGACGGCGTCCAAGCTCTCCAGCGAGTTGAACAACGCCTGGCGAACCCGATCCGCGGTGGGGCGGGTATCGGTACCGGGCGGGGTGGTGAGCCGAATGCCCCTGGCGGATCCGGACACCACCCTCAAACCCCCGGGACGGGCCGGACTCATGCCGACGTCTCTGCCCTCGCCGACGTTTCTTCCCTCGCTGACGGGTCCGCACCACGGGCCGAGTCGGATTCGGCGACCATCCGCTCGCTCTCCTGCCACAGGCGTTTGGCCGCCTCCAGATCTCGAGCGGCCCGCGACGGACGCCACTGTCGGCCGTGGCTGAAGTAACCACCGGTGACACCGGCGACCCGCGGATCTTGCGACGACGCCAGCAACACCGAGGTCCTCGCCCCCGTTTCCACATCTGACATCACCAGACGGCCTACGCCCGAGATGAGCCGGCCGAGAAGCCTGGTGTCACCGTCACCGCCGAACCCGCTCGAAATGGTTCCGGGGTGCAGGCAGTTGACCGTCACTCCGGTTCCGTCCAGGCGACGGGCCAGCTCCAAAGCGTGCATGGCGTTGGCCAGCTTGGACCGGCCGTAGGCCGGGAACATCGCGAACCGACGCGCCGACTGCAGGTCGTCGAAACGGAGACCACGGGGGGCGAAACGGTGCGCCACCGAGGACACGATCACGACCCGGGCCGGCGCGCTGGCCACCAGACGCTCGGTGAGCAGGTCGGTCAACAAGAAGTGTCCGAGGTGGTTGACGCCGAACATCTCCTCGAACCCTTGGGCCGTTTCCCGACGTTCGTCGGCGATCACCCCCGCGTTGTTCACCAGGACGTGGATCTCGTCGAGGTTGGCCAACAACGCCTCGGCCCCAGCCCGTACCGAATCCAGGTTGGACAGGTCGGCCTGCTCCACTCGAACCTGATCGCTACCCGAACGGCGACGGATCTCGGCGACGGCCTCCTCGGCCCTGACCGGGTTCCGGGCCACCATCGTGACCGAGGCACCGAGGCGAGCCAGCACGATCGCGGTCTCCTTGCCGATCCCGGAGTTGGCCCCGGTGATAACCACCGTCTTGCCGGTCAGGTCTGAATTGCGGGGAGTCACGGATCGATTGTCGCACCCCACGTTCGTGGCCCGGACACCGACACGGTGGGGCATGTTCGCTGTGGAGCACCGAGGTCCGGCCCTATACGGTCCGGACCGTGAGTGACAGCGGCGTCGGCGCAAGCAACGCGGAACCGGGCGATGTTCCCGACGAACTGGCCCCGGCCCGAATCGATTGCATCGACTGCGGAGGGGTGGCCCACCTGCTCACCCGCCCCGACGACACCGGCCGCTTCTGGCCCGGCGACCTGCTGACCTACCGCTGCGAAGACTGCCTGGACCGATGGGATCTGATCATCCCCGACGGTGACGACCAGACCCATGCCGGCTGACCGGCTGACCGGCTGGCTGACCGATCACATCAGAGCTTCTTGACCACCCGGTCCGGTGTGATCTGCAGGATCACCCGATCCGAGCCGATGGGGTTCGCGTAGGGACCGCCGGTGTACTTGTGGGACAACTCGTCGATCTGGCGGCGAGCCTCGTCGCCTCCGACCGTTCCGGTCACCCGACCCCGGGCCTCGACGTAGCGGTAAGGCGCGGCCGGATCGAACACGGTCACGGTGACCCGGGGGTCGCGTTCCACGTTGCGGAACTTCTGGCGACCCACCTCGGTGTTGATGAGGAGATGGTCATCGCTGGCATGCACCCACATGAGTTGGGTCTGAGGTTGTCCGTCGGCCATGAGCGTGGTGAAGGCGGCGAAGTTGGCGGCAGTGGCCAGCCCGTACAGGTCGCTGTCGATCGTCATCCCCTCACGGTAGAGCCATCGCCAAACGGTTCCGACCCGAGCATGTACGAGACGCCTCAGGCCGGCGACCGAACTCCACCGGAAGGCTCCGCCTTTCGGTGGATCCAGGCTTAGGAGGCGAGCCGATAGGCGAGCCGACCCATAAGCACGGCATGGCTAAACCGAGGCGAAGCCTCGGTCTGGTCAACCTGGTAGCGACGACGATCGGACCTATCCGCTAGGACCCTTAGGACTTGAGGAGGAAGTCGGCTTCGCCCTCGTCCAAGAACAGCGACACCTCGGCCCGCAGGGCGGGATGGCCGGCCAGATCAGGGTCTGAGTCCGCCAACTCGAAGGCCACCTCGCGGGCCCGTTCCACCCACACCCGATCCCGCCGCAGCGAGGCCAACTTCAAGTCGTTGCGACCCTTTTGACGTTCGCCCATAAGCGTCCCTTCACCGCGCAGGTCCAGGTCCACCTCGGCCAGATCGAACCCGTCGGTGGTACGGACCATGGCCTCGAGCCGGGCCTGGCCATCCGGTGTCGTGCCTGCCCCCACCAACCAACACGACGAAGCCTGCGAACCGCGCCCGACCCGGCCCCGAAGCTGGTGAAGCTGAGCGATTCCGAAACGGTCGGCGTCGAGGATGACCATGACCGTGGCGTTGGGGACGTCGACGCCGACCTCGATGACGGTGGTGGCCACCAACACATCGATTTCACCGGCCCGGAACGCGGCCATGGTGGCTTCCTTGTCGGCGGCTGGCACCCGGCCGTGCAACAACCCGAGCCTCAAGCCGTGGAGCTCGCCACCAGCCAGGCGTTCCAGAGTTTCCTCCGCCGAGCGCACCTCTAGCTTCTCGGACTCCTCAACCAGTGGGCACACCACATAGGCCTGTCGACCAGTCTCGACCTCGGCTCGGACGTGATGCCACACCGGAGCCTCGGCATCGATGTCGTCACCCCCGTTCGTCTTGACCCACGTCGTAGAGATGGGAGTCCGACCCGGCGGGAGCTCGTCGAGCACCGAAACGTCCAGGTCGCCGTAGACGGTCATGGCCGCAGTGCGGGGAATGGGCGTGGCCGTCATCACCAGGACGTCGGGGGTGGTTCCATCGGCTCCCTTGGTCCGCAACGCCGCCCGTTGCTCGACGCCGAAGCGGTGCTGTTCGTCGATCACCACCACCCCGAGCGACCGGAACGTCACCGCGTCCTCGATCAGAGCGTGGGTACCGATCAACAGGTCGACCGAGCCGTCGGCCAGGGACTCGGCCAGCTTCCGCCGGTTGGCGGCCGTGGTCCGGTTGGTCAACAGCTCGACTCGCAGTGGCCGCTCACGGGCCATCCCCTCGAACAGGGATCCCTCGTCGGCATCGCCGGGCACCATGAGCCCGGCAAGCAGCGCGCTGATACCCGCGTGGTGCTGTTCGGCCAAGACCTCGGTCGGGGCCATCAACGCGCCTTGGTGTCCCCCTTGCACCGCGGTCAGAAGCGCGGAGACGGCAACCACCGTCTTGCCGGCTCCTACGTCGCCCTGCAACAACCGATGCATGGGATGAGGTCCGGCCAGATCGGTGGAGATCTCGGCGATGACCCGACGTTGAGCTCCGGTCAGCGGAAAGGCGAGGCGGTCGTGAAACCGGTCCACCAGTTCCCCGGTGGTCACCTGGACGATTCCCCGGGCCGTCCGTTCCAGCGCTCGCTTGCGCAAGACCAGTGCCAACTGCACCCGCAACAGCTCGTCGAACACCAGACGTCGACGGGCCAACTCCACATCGGCCATGGAACGGGGTACGTGGATCGACGTGAACGCCTCGGCCCTACCGACCAGCTCGAAACGACCGAGCACGGCGTCATCGAGGGGTTCGGCCAAGCCTCGCTTCTGACACTTGCCCAGCGCCGCCTCCACCCACGAACCGATCTCCCAGGTGGTGATGCGGTGCTTCTCGCTCTGGGCGTAGAGGGGGACTATCCGGCCGGTGCGGTCGCCGCCGATCAGATCCACGACCGGGTTCGAGAGCTGCTTGCGCCCTTGGAAGATCTCGACCTTGCCGAAGAACACCGCCTCGGTCCCCACCGGGAGCTGGCGTTCCCGCCAACCCTGGTTGAAGAAGCTCACCCGCAGGTAGCCAGAGCCATCACTCACCTCGGCGGTTACCAGCACCTTGGGCGGACGTCCCCGGGTGCGCCGCGACGAGACCCTGGCCACCGACGCAATAACCATGGCCTCGTCTCCGGGCGAGAGGTCACTGATGCGGGCCTGGCGAGTCCGGTCCAGGTAACGGCGGGGATAGTGGGTGAGCAGGTCCAGGACGTTCTCCACACCCAGCTCGGCCAGACCCGCCACCTTCTTGGGCTTCGATGCCAGAGCGGTGAGGGAGCTGAGCGGAAATCCGCTCAGCTCGGCCAGGGTGATCGGGTCGCCGGTCACGACCCTGCGTCTCTCACCACCGTCGGACCTACTCGATGCCGAACAGGTACGGGTACAGGGGTTGACCACCG is a window encoding:
- a CDS encoding PPOX class F420-dependent oxidoreductase produces the protein MTIDSDLYGLATAANFAAFTTLMADGQPQTQLMWVHASDDHLLINTEVGRQKFRNVERDPRVTVTVFDPAAPYRYVEARGRVTGTVGGDEARRQIDELSHKYTGGPYANPIGSDRVILQITPDRVVKKL
- the recG gene encoding ATP-dependent DNA helicase RecG; this translates as MTGDPITLAELSGFPLSSLTALASKPKKVAGLAELGVENVLDLLTHYPRRYLDRTRQARISDLSPGDEAMVIASVARVSSRRTRGRPPKVLVTAEVSDGSGYLRVSFFNQGWRERQLPVGTEAVFFGKVEIFQGRKQLSNPVVDLIGGDRTGRIVPLYAQSEKHRITTWEIGSWVEAALGKCQKRGLAEPLDDAVLGRFELVGRAEAFTSIHVPRSMADVELARRRLVFDELLRVQLALVLRKRALERTARGIVQVTTGELVDRFHDRLAFPLTGAQRRVIAEISTDLAGPHPMHRLLQGDVGAGKTVVAVSALLTAVQGGHQGALMAPTEVLAEQHHAGISALLAGLMVPGDADEGSLFEGMARERPLRVELLTNRTTAANRRKLAESLADGSVDLLIGTHALIEDAVTFRSLGVVVIDEQHRFGVEQRAALRTKGADGTTPDVLVMTATPIPRTAAMTVYGDLDVSVLDELPPGRTPISTTWVKTNGGDDIDAEAPVWHHVRAEVETGRQAYVVCPLVEESEKLEVRSAEETLERLAGGELHGLRLGLLHGRVPAADKEATMAAFRAGEIDVLVATTVIEVGVDVPNATVMVILDADRFGIAQLHQLRGRVGRGSQASSCWLVGAGTTPDGQARLEAMVRTTDGFDLAEVDLDLRGEGTLMGERQKGRNDLKLASLRRDRVWVERAREVAFELADSDPDLAGHPALRAEVSLFLDEGEADFLLKS
- a CDS encoding patatin-like phospholipase family protein — protein: MPDDMPDETQDSAPGSDPIDRPALVEGPLEGPLEAAPAKPSREKARELAREQAEAERTEREARALQAAQELARADAERLLAGPGLISPDPPIPPEVLEESWSDTARTALRDLKADLDSHRVGLAISGGGSLGSFEAGALRFLYDHTAVQPVAISGNSAGALNAAKLAEGDTDGERPIDEVERIWRSMRINSDMWEPEPWLVRLQASASWAAELREQVSDSDSAASAVRVAVRVVGSLVRRPPETDGAIEAIRDSLRAQSLLSLAPIADLVRRELRPERVKSSGIALRMGTVSLEAGELRYVTETGDLVDRHDRPVGQPPVELAAGMLASASIPLAFPPVALNGEHYVDGGAREILPLELLVERMGVQRVVAVSASSASIKRAPSFADRNMIDILRRVSAEIGPNETLRKELDPPGGWRPEVRLVVPHFNVHDSMTIDPALIAISLDHGYLRAADVLLRLGPDASELTDQITRIRVQLRHLAGPVPTIFDTTLGLARLQFTEPTDNTTGEGSDIDVTDTREALAVDADTAPEDPDESVAQRAAESVVKAAKDLTATGKARLASFIAREEQEWREGHDEPGHDLAAQDNPGAGTAENEIPDVGPPAATTIPPDIAPVTPMEAVERAAEVPLAQAAADLARQAQARADQAEKTRLEANTIEIGNLTAELRDLVERRLALGYPLPPTLVSWLSEP
- the coaD gene encoding pantetheine-phosphate adenylyltransferase — translated: MTRVLYPGSFDPIHTGHIELIEVAARLFDEVVVAAITNPQKGSGLFDLDERHAMIAEAVAHLPNVSITSFGSLVVDLAREIQADFIVKGLRAVSDFESELQQAQTNLAISGVHTVFLPSATTHSFVASRLIREVARFGGDVSSMVPPSVARRLAERFA
- the rsmD gene encoding 16S rRNA (guanine(966)-N(2))-methyltransferase RsmD gives rise to the protein MSGSARGIRLTTPPGTDTRPTADRVRQALFNSLESLDAVDGAVVLDLFAGSGALAIEALSRGADRAVLVDRDYSARQAISVNLAASGFATRAEVRSGDALAAIEVGGPWDLVLLDPPYRFDEWEDLLGVIVDHLSGRAVVVVESDREVSLAPHLRVIRSKRYGGTVVLFAVPPGVNE
- a CDS encoding acyl carrier protein, with product MSRQEVFELVRDRLADILEIEPGGIGEGDSFSDDLGADSLALIELVEELEEELGERSVGFRIEDEDLEDLKTVRDAVDYVFEKLDGK
- the plsX gene encoding phosphate acyltransferase PlsX, coding for MGGDRAPAEIVAGAIRARDELGIDVVLVGRPDEIGDTAGLDVIAASEVIAMDADPGRSVRTMKDSSLVRAAEAVRDGKACAMVSAGNTGATMASALLRMKRLPGVGRPAIATPIPCPGADIPTVLLDAGANAECTPEWLVQFAQMGVVYARQRYGIDQPRVGLLSIGEEPSKGTPLVKETHQLLAEGGWSTVSGGTFVGNVEGRDIMSPDVDVVVTDGFTGNVVLKTLEGGMKALVKAILAAFGTDDATRAAGDVLLPALLPLYGQLDPDNTGGALLLGLNGPCIISHGSSSATAIVNAVKVAAEMVDTDLVGAIATTIRPPA
- the rnc gene encoding ribonuclease III is translated as MTVSRSAPQLEYPIPAPALETFLARLGYRFDDSALLGRALTHRSWCAEHSGFLSNERLEFLGDAVLGLIVTADIYSRIPDASEGHLSRVRASVVCSPALAEMAAELGIGPVLLLGKGEAATGGRQRQSILADAMEAVIGAVYLDGGMDSAQALVERLVAPRLDADGSQDHKSRLHELVAQTRQGRLAYRMTEQGPEHDKTFEAEVLLDGEPVGTGFGRSKKTAEQEAAQQAWLRLRPHNGETDPVREETDG
- a CDS encoding SDR family oxidoreductase, whose protein sequence is MPHRVGVRATNVGCDNRSVTPRNSDLTGKTVVITGANSGIGKETAIVLARLGASVTMVARNPVRAEEAVAEIRRRSGSDQVRVEQADLSNLDSVRAGAEALLANLDEIHVLVNNAGVIADERRETAQGFEEMFGVNHLGHFLLTDLLTERLVASAPARVVIVSSVAHRFAPRGLRFDDLQSARRFAMFPAYGRSKLANAMHALELARRLDGTGVTVNCLHPGTISSGFGGDGDTRLLGRLISGVGRLVMSDVETGARTSVLLASSQDPRVAGVTGGYFSHGRQWRPSRAARDLEAAKRLWQESERMVAESDSARGADPSAREETSARAETSA
- the rpmF gene encoding 50S ribosomal protein L32, producing the protein MAVPKKKTSKAKSRSRRASAWRLDAPSRSLCPRCGAAKVPHVVCGGCGWYHGRQAIDVD
- a CDS encoding DUF177 domain-containing protein codes for the protein MDDPAPHPPRELISVTEIRRHLGSRLPVKTSIEVSGLALSDVRVLDGSDVTLTGEVESISEGVVLTGKVAVPWVGECRRCLGPVEGTSSVDVREVWEVNAVDGETWPLDHDHIDVGPLLHDTALLALPLAPLCDEDCAGPAPDTYPAAVAGDDGVVDTEPPRDPRWAALDDLDLS